One genomic segment of Brassica napus cultivar Da-Ae chromosome A3, Da-Ae, whole genome shotgun sequence includes these proteins:
- the LOC106348835 gene encoding GLABROUS1 enhancer-binding protein-like isoform X2 has translation MMNLDFPDGTSPPSHIPRSRKSPRKNASKPSPPPPPPPPEPATEHVTNKKKKKKKALASSSRIWNEEDELTVLKGLVEYQAQKGNEPKSNWGDFYRFVGGSITGKFSKEQVLTKIRKLKAKFIANMQKANTSKSEAFLLSKSIWGPQSESDQSADHTKSGEEMANHEPSNNEVTKADFEGNEESWVVRDAFETMVSKGLSDYQKKLQLEKLMNLGSGKRRELSDEWKELCAEEVKLNIKKFKFSAMLAEAAKW, from the exons ATGATGAATCTTGATTTCCCCGACGGCACCTCGCCGCCTTCACATATTCCCCGCAGTAGAAAATCCCCACGGAAAAATGCTTCAAagccttctcctcctcctcctcctcctcctccagaaCCAGCAACAGAACACGTGacaaataagaagaagaagaagaagaaggcattGGCGAGCAGCAGCAGAATCTGGAACGAGGAGGATGAGCTTACTGTGTTAAAAGGGTTAGTGGAATATCAAGCTCAGAAAGGAAACGAACCCAAGAGTAACTGGGGTGACTTTTATCGTTTCGTGGGAGGCTCCATCACGGGGAAATTCTCAAAGGAACAGGTTTTGACTAAGATCCGCAAGCTGAAAGCCAAGTTCATTGCTAACATGCAGAAAGCAAACACTAGCAAATCTGAAGCCTTTCTACTTTCCAAAAGTATATGGGGCCCCCAAAGTGAATCTGATCAGTCTGCTGATCACACCAAGAGTGGT GAGGAAATGGCTAATCATGAACCTTCGAATAATGAGGTAACAAAAGCTGACTTTGAAGGCAACGAGGAGTCATGGGTTGTGCGAGATGCGTTCGAGACCATGGTGTCCAAAGGCTTAAGTGATTATCAAAAGAAGTTGCAGCTTGAGAAGCTGATGAACCTTGGATCTGGTAAAAGAAGAGAGTTGAGCGATGAGTGGAAAGAGTTATGTGCTGAGGAAGTTAAACTCAATATCAAGAAGTTTAAGTTTTCTGCTATGCTTGCAGAGGCTGCTAAATGGTAA
- the LOC106348835 gene encoding GLABROUS1 enhancer-binding protein-like isoform X1, with translation MISWFRASLHVRIATMMNLDFPDGTSPPSHIPRSRKSPRKNASKPSPPPPPPPPEPATEHVTNKKKKKKKALASSSRIWNEEDELTVLKGLVEYQAQKGNEPKSNWGDFYRFVGGSITGKFSKEQVLTKIRKLKAKFIANMQKANTSKSEAFLLSKSIWGPQSESDQSADHTKSGEEMANHEPSNNEVTKADFEGNEESWVVRDAFETMVSKGLSDYQKKLQLEKLMNLGSGKRRELSDEWKELCAEEVKLNIKKFKFSAMLAEAAKW, from the exons ATGATTTCCTGGTTCAGGGCTTCTCTGCATGTGAGGATTGCGACCATGATGAATCTTGATTTCCCCGACGGCACCTCGCCGCCTTCACATATTCCCCGCAGTAGAAAATCCCCACGGAAAAATGCTTCAAagccttctcctcctcctcctcctcctcctccagaaCCAGCAACAGAACACGTGacaaataagaagaagaagaagaagaaggcattGGCGAGCAGCAGCAGAATCTGGAACGAGGAGGATGAGCTTACTGTGTTAAAAGGGTTAGTGGAATATCAAGCTCAGAAAGGAAACGAACCCAAGAGTAACTGGGGTGACTTTTATCGTTTCGTGGGAGGCTCCATCACGGGGAAATTCTCAAAGGAACAGGTTTTGACTAAGATCCGCAAGCTGAAAGCCAAGTTCATTGCTAACATGCAGAAAGCAAACACTAGCAAATCTGAAGCCTTTCTACTTTCCAAAAGTATATGGGGCCCCCAAAGTGAATCTGATCAGTCTGCTGATCACACCAAGAGTGGT GAGGAAATGGCTAATCATGAACCTTCGAATAATGAGGTAACAAAAGCTGACTTTGAAGGCAACGAGGAGTCATGGGTTGTGCGAGATGCGTTCGAGACCATGGTGTCCAAAGGCTTAAGTGATTATCAAAAGAAGTTGCAGCTTGAGAAGCTGATGAACCTTGGATCTGGTAAAAGAAGAGAGTTGAGCGATGAGTGGAAAGAGTTATGTGCTGAGGAAGTTAAACTCAATATCAAGAAGTTTAAGTTTTCTGCTATGCTTGCAGAGGCTGCTAAATGGTAA